The DNA window GGCGAAGAACTGCCAGATCACCTCGGTGGCGTTGATCTCCCTGCTCACGCGGCCCACGATCGCTCGAGGGAGATACTGGGGGCCGCCGGGCCAGGTGTGGCCGCCGCCTTCGATGGTGTACAGGACGACCGCGGTCTGCTCCGCGCAGGCCGTGTAGGCCGTTCTCTTCACGCGGGTCCCGTCGGTCGGAGCCGTCTCGGGCAGGGCGGAGACCTCGGGCGGGCCGGGGCAGCGGTTTGCGGCCGCCCACTTCCGGATGATCTCCTCCGTGGAGATCGTCTCACCGCGGTTGCGCGCCACCGGGCCGCCCTCGTAGGGGACGAGCGGGTCGTCCGTGCCGTTGATGACGAGGACGGAGACCGGCCGCTCCGGATGCAGCGAGGCGGCCACCGCCGGCGCCATCCCGGCGGCCACGGGGGCGATGGCCGCGAGGCGCGAGGACAGGCGCGCCGCCAGCAACTGCGACATGAACCCCCCGTTGGAGATGCCGGTGGAGAAGACCCGTCGGGGATCGACGGGAT is part of the Armatimonadota bacterium genome and encodes:
- a CDS encoding PHB depolymerase family esterase is translated as MRRAGIVLGTSLLAALALLARPPLLPPATGASVSRTIDIGGVRRTFLLYVPPALPAGRAVPLVFVLHGGGGTGRRMERFGFNVLADRHGFLVVYPDAWERNWNDGRGDPHIRAQAEGIDDVGFIAALITRLSTEYPVDPRRVFSTGISNGGFMSQLLAARLSSRLAAIAPVAAGMAPAVAASLHPERPVSVLVINGTDDPLVPYEGGPVARNRGETISTEEIIRKWAAANRCPGPPEVSALPETAPTDGTRVKRTAYTACAEQTAVVLYTIEGGGHTWPGGPQYLPRAIVGRVSREINATEVIWQFFAAHPRP